A section of the Deinococcus taeanensis genome encodes:
- the tuf gene encoding elongation factor Tu, translating into MAKGTFERTKPHVNVGTIGHVDHGKTTLTAAITFTAAAMDPTIEKLAYDQIDKAPEEKARGITINTAHVEYNTPTRHYSHVDCPGHADYVKNMITGAAQMDGAILVVSSADGPMPQTREHILLARQVGVPYIVVFMNKVDMVDDEELLELVEMEVRELLSKYEFPGDDLPVIKGSALQALEALQANPKTARGDNNWVDRIWELLDAVDSYIPTPERDTDKQFLMPVEDVFTITGRGTVATGRVERGTVKVQDEVEIIGLRDTKKTTVTGIEMHRKLLDSGMAGDNVGVLLRGVARDDVERGQVLAKPGSIKPHTKFEASVYVLSKDEGGRHSAFFGGYRPQFYFRTTDVTGVVELPEGVEMVMPGDNITFVVELIKPIAMEEGLRFAIREGGRTVGAGVVAKVLE; encoded by the coding sequence ATGGCTAAAGGAACGTTCGAGCGCACCAAGCCCCACGTGAACGTGGGCACGATCGGTCACGTCGACCACGGCAAGACCACCCTCACGGCCGCGATCACCTTCACGGCCGCCGCGATGGACCCCACCATCGAAAAACTGGCCTACGACCAGATCGACAAGGCCCCCGAAGAAAAAGCCCGCGGCATCACCATCAACACCGCGCACGTCGAGTACAACACCCCCACGCGCCACTACAGCCACGTAGACTGCCCCGGCCACGCCGACTACGTCAAGAACATGATCACCGGCGCCGCGCAGATGGACGGCGCGATCCTGGTGGTCAGCAGCGCCGACGGCCCCATGCCCCAGACCCGCGAGCACATCCTGCTCGCCCGTCAGGTCGGCGTGCCCTACATCGTCGTGTTCATGAACAAAGTCGACATGGTCGACGACGAAGAACTGCTCGAGCTCGTGGAAATGGAAGTCCGCGAACTGCTCAGCAAGTACGAGTTCCCCGGTGACGACCTCCCCGTCATCAAGGGCAGCGCGCTGCAGGCCCTCGAAGCCCTGCAGGCCAACCCCAAAACCGCCCGCGGCGACAACAACTGGGTGGACCGCATCTGGGAACTGCTCGACGCGGTCGACAGCTACATCCCCACCCCCGAGCGTGACACTGACAAGCAGTTCCTGATGCCCGTCGAAGACGTGTTCACCATCACCGGCCGCGGCACCGTCGCCACCGGCCGCGTGGAGCGCGGCACCGTCAAGGTGCAGGACGAAGTGGAAATCATCGGTCTGCGCGACACGAAGAAAACCACCGTCACCGGCATCGAAATGCACCGCAAGCTGCTCGACAGCGGCATGGCGGGCGACAACGTGGGCGTGCTGCTGCGCGGCGTGGCCCGTGATGACGTCGAGCGCGGCCAGGTGCTGGCCAAGCCCGGCAGCATCAAACCCCACACCAAGTTCGAAGCCAGCGTGTACGTGCTGAGCAAGGACGAAGGGGGCCGTCACAGCGCGTTCTTCGGCGGCTACCGCCCGCAGTTCTACTTCCGCACGACGGACGTGACCGGCGTGGTGGAACTGCCCGAAGGCGTGGAAATGGTCATGCCTGGCGACAACATCACCTTCGTGGTGGAACTGATCAAGCCCATCGCCATGGAAGAGGGTCTGCGCTTCGCCATCCGCGAAGGTGGCCGCACCGTCGGCGCCGGCGTCGTTGCCAAGGTCCTGGAGTAA
- a CDS encoding ABC transporter ATP-binding protein: MDSFRSLWPYLRLHLRQYAIGLIAVVIATSVNLLPYYLIRLAIDGLTGQVDADPATPGIALTTAGLYALGIVAAAVTAGGFMLIMRRQIVVASRQSEYEIRRDLFAHLQTLDKAYYDRARTGDLMNRLTGDLSAVREMLGFGAWQIVNIVSGFATAFAVMFSLSWQLTLIVLAIVPVIVGVLTYLARQISVRHRLAQEQNSVISARAQENFSGARVVKGYAIEDREIEDYRAMNLELLRRNIALTKVDGPLRSFMSLLLGLAFGLILLVGGRLILAPESTFTVGMFVQFVGTLERLTFPMLMIGWITGVIQRGLGSWLRLQEMFGAQPLVRDEPGRTEPRVPALRGDIDFKDVTLRYGQTTVLDHVNLHVPAGTFLGITGPTGSGKTMLGQLLTRAMDPTSGSIRIDGHDLRVIPLATLRDVISVVPQEPFLFSDTIANNIGFGIEARDLPVVPTGVSIVGAPPPDNIPQTPDPAKVREAARLAGLLDDVEGFPQGFGTMLGERGVTLSGGQRQRTAIARAIVREPRILILDDSLSAVDTETERRIVDSLRQISQGRTVILIAHRISTLRHADQILVLDQGRVTEQGSHDELLALNGHYAQLERLQRLASDLDADDEPIGDAEHAADRLEDTLPPKVTR; the protein is encoded by the coding sequence ATGGACAGTTTCCGCTCCCTCTGGCCGTACCTGCGCCTGCACCTGCGCCAGTACGCCATCGGCCTGATCGCGGTCGTGATCGCCACGTCCGTGAACCTCCTGCCGTACTACCTGATCCGCCTTGCCATCGACGGCCTGACCGGCCAGGTGGATGCCGACCCCGCCACGCCCGGCATCGCCCTGACCACGGCCGGTCTGTACGCCCTGGGCATCGTGGCGGCGGCCGTCACCGCTGGTGGCTTCATGCTGATCATGCGCCGCCAGATTGTCGTTGCGTCCCGCCAGAGCGAGTACGAGATCCGCCGTGACCTGTTCGCGCACCTGCAGACCCTCGACAAGGCGTATTACGACCGGGCCCGCACCGGCGACCTGATGAACCGCCTGACCGGTGACCTGAGCGCCGTACGCGAAATGCTGGGCTTCGGCGCCTGGCAGATCGTGAACATCGTGTCGGGCTTCGCCACAGCCTTCGCGGTGATGTTCAGCCTCAGCTGGCAGCTCACGCTGATCGTGCTGGCCATCGTCCCGGTGATCGTGGGCGTCCTGACGTACCTTGCGCGGCAGATCAGTGTCCGCCACCGGCTCGCGCAGGAGCAGAATTCCGTGATCTCGGCGCGGGCGCAGGAGAACTTCAGCGGCGCGCGCGTCGTCAAGGGATACGCCATCGAGGACCGAGAGATCGAGGACTACCGCGCCATGAACCTCGAACTCCTGCGGCGCAACATTGCGCTGACCAAGGTTGACGGCCCGCTGCGCTCGTTCATGAGCCTGCTGCTGGGGCTCGCCTTCGGGCTGATCCTGCTGGTCGGCGGCCGGCTGATCCTCGCGCCTGAGAGCACCTTCACGGTCGGGATGTTCGTGCAGTTCGTCGGGACGCTCGAACGCCTGACCTTCCCCATGCTGATGATCGGCTGGATCACCGGGGTCATCCAGCGCGGCCTGGGCTCCTGGCTGCGCCTGCAGGAGATGTTCGGCGCCCAGCCGCTGGTCCGTGACGAGCCGGGCCGCACCGAGCCCCGCGTGCCCGCCCTGCGCGGCGACATCGACTTCAAGGACGTGACGCTGCGCTACGGACAGACCACCGTGCTGGACCACGTGAACCTGCACGTGCCGGCCGGAACCTTCCTGGGCATCACCGGTCCTACGGGCAGCGGCAAGACCATGCTGGGCCAGCTGCTTACCCGCGCGATGGACCCCACCAGCGGCTCCATCCGCATTGACGGTCACGATCTGCGCGTGATTCCTTTGGCCACGCTGCGCGACGTGATCAGCGTGGTGCCGCAGGAACCCTTCCTGTTCAGCGACACCATCGCCAACAACATCGGGTTCGGCATCGAGGCGCGTGACCTTCCGGTCGTGCCCACCGGCGTGAGCATTGTCGGCGCTCCGCCCCCGGACAACATCCCCCAGACGCCCGACCCCGCCAAGGTGCGCGAAGCGGCGCGCCTCGCGGGCCTGCTCGACGACGTGGAGGGCTTCCCGCAGGGGTTCGGCACCATGCTCGGCGAACGCGGCGTGACCCTCTCCGGCGGACAGCGGCAGCGCACCGCCATCGCCCGCGCCATCGTCCGCGAGCCGCGCATCCTGATTCTCGACGACTCGCTGAGCGCCGTGGACACCGAAACCGAACGCCGCATCGTGGACAGCCTGCGCCAGATCAGCCAGGGCCGCACCGTGATCCTGATCGCCCACCGCATCAGCACCCTGCGGCACGCCGACCAGATCCTGGTTCTTGACCAGGGCCGCGTGACCGAACAGGGCAGCCACGACGAACTGCTCGCCCTGAATGGGCACTACGCCCAGCTCGAACGCCTGCAACGCCTTGCCAGTGACCTTGACGCCGACGACGAACCCATCGGGGACGCCGAACACGCCGCCGACCGCCTGGAAGACACCCTGCCCCCGAAGGTGACCCGATGA